Sequence from the Lysobacter solisilvae genome:
CGCATGATCCATGACCTCACCCTCGCGGTCACCGGCACGACGGGCGACCGGAACGCCCTCGCGGCGGCGGTCGCCCTCGCCGCTCAACACAAGGCCCACCTGACGGCGGTCCAGCCACTCGAGCTCCCGGTTCCGCTGCCAGCCCCCTGGGATACCGCGCCAGTGACGGTGGAGCACGAAATCTGTAACGCCCGGCGCGCCGAAGCAAACCAGCGGGCCGAGAGGCTTCGCGACGAACTGTCCTTGCAAGCCATTTCTTCGGAGGTTCGGGTTGCGGAAGCCCGCTACATCGATGCCCCACTGGCCGTCGCCCTTCTGGCACGCCATGCGGACCTGGGTGTGGTCGCGGCGCCTGTCCAGAATGCGGATGACGGAGCGATTGCGCGCGCCTTCATCGGCTCGCTGCTTTTCGAGTCTGGACGTCCGGTCCTGGTCGTTCCAGCTCACCATGCCATCGAGCTGCCCCTTCAGCACGCGGTCGTGGCGTGGAAGCCCACCCGTGAGGCCACGCGAGCCGTCCACGACGCATTGCCGTTGTTGAACCCGGCGGCGACGATCGACGTGGTCGTCGTGGACCCGCGATCGGGCGAACCTGACCAAGGGGAAGAACCGGGATGCGACATCGCCGGCCACCTGGCCCGACACGGCTTCAAGGTCAACGTCGTCACGCTCAAGCGGGGCCACGACACGGTCGCCACCACCCTCCTTCGCCACGCTGCGCAATCCAACGCGCGGATGCTGGTCGCGGGCGGCTACGGTCACTCGCGCATGCGCGAATGGGCGCTGGGCGGTACGACGCGCGAACTGCTCCAGGCCATGCACCTGCCGATCCTGTTCTCGCACTAGGCGAGCACGCATTCACCACGGCCTGATGCCGCGGCGCATGTCTGCGTGCTCGCGTGCAATGGCTTCAGCGCGCGGTGTACCCGCCATCGATCACGAGTTCGGAGCCCGTCATGAACTTCGATTCGTCCGAGGCCAGGTAGACTACGCCCCACGCGATGTCATCGGGCTCACCGACATGCCCCAGCGGATGAAGCTGGCCCAGGTCCGCGCGGGCCGCGGCCAGATCCGTGGCGCCGCTTGCGCCCATGTGGTGGACCACCATGGGTGTCCAGATATAGCCCGGGTGCACGGAGTTGACGCGGATTTTGTCGGCGGCGTAGAGCAGCGCGTCGGTGCGGGTCATCAGGGTCACCGCGCCCTTGGAGGCATGGTAGGGCGGCACGTCCGGCGCACCGACCAGGCCATAGATCGACGAGAGGTTGATGATGCTGCCCGACCCGGCGCGGCGCAGGTGCGGGATCGCATGCTTGATGCAGAAGAACACCCCCTTCACGTTCACCGCCTGCACGCGGTCCCACTCGGCCTCCGTTACCTCGTGCGTCGGCTTGTTGACGCCGGCGATGCCCGCGTTGTTGACGAGCACGTGCACGGCGCCAAAGTGATCGGCCACGCCGTCGATGGCCGCCTGCACGGCGCGTTCGTCGGCGACGTCGACGTGCCAGTAGCGCGCGGGGAAGCCCCCCCCCTGCAGTTCCCCGGCGAAGGCGCGCCCGGCCTCGTCCTCCACATCGAACAGCGCCAGCTTCGCGCCCTCCTGCGCCAGGCGCAACGAACAGGCATGGCCTATGCCCAGGCTTGCGCCGGTGACGATGCAGACTTTGTCCTTGACGCGATTCATGGTGCCTCCACGTCAATGGCCAATGCCGGCGTCGCAACCGTCCCTGTGCCTTTGCTAATGACGCGCTTGTGGAGACGGCACGCCAGGGGCGCTGGGACCGGCTTCCGCGCGCCCCCCGGCCGATGCGTCACGTCGATTGAGACGGGCAACGAAACGACGCAGCTCGTCGCGGTGGGCGCCCGGCCACATCCGCACCCTTGCCGCCTTCCGTGCAGAAAAAGGCCACCTTCTTGGCTTGCGTGGCATTTCGTTCGGCGAAGGTCCGGACCGGGGCCGCCAGCCGGCTGGCCCAGATGGGCCCGCCAATCACCAGGAGGTCGTAATCCGCCGGGGCATGCGCGCCGGCAAGAATTGCAGGCCTGCGCCTGAGCGTCGCGTCGAACAACGCGCCGACGACGCCCCTCAGCCCACGCCGTGGCTTTGGCTCCCTGATTTCCTCCATGTCCGCGCCGGTGGCGGCTCGAATCTCCTCGGCCACGCGTCGGGTGTTGCCACCCATCGAGTAGTAGGCGATCAGGATGTCGTTCATGGCTGCACCTCACCCGTCGTCATGGATTCCAGGCGATGTCCCTCGCAGTCCCTGGCTTCGCGCGGCGGGACGGACACGCCACCGGAAGCCATTGCGGGAACACCCTTGCCGGTAATCGCCCATCCAGTATCGGTGCGTACGGCGTCAAACGATTTGACCCAAATCAAGCATTGCTCTCACTGCGCCGCGGACAGATCAACACACTGGCCGTACTCAGGCACGTGGGCCGGCCATTGAAGTTCGCGTTCGATGCGAAGCCGCAGGGCGTCGGCTGCGTCGGGCTCGCCATGGGTCACGAAAACACCTCGTGGGGACCGCGGCGCAGTACGCAGCCAGGCGATCACCTCGTCCGCGTCCGCATGCGCGGAGGCCGAGCCCAACTGCACGACCTCGGCACGGACAGGAACGTCCTGGCCGAAGATGCGCAGTGCGGTTTCGCCACGGGCCAACGCCGCCCCGCGGGTACCGCCGGCCTGGAAACCGGACAGGAGGATGCCGTTGCGATGATCGGGAGCGAATGCAATCAGGTGATGCAGCACCCGTCCGCCTGTCGCCATGCCACTCGCCGCCACGATGATCATGGGACCTCGGCGTCGGTTCAAGGCCTTGGACTGCTCCACGGTGTTGACGATCCGGGTCACCCGCTGCATGGCCTGCAACTGGCCGCCACTGAGCCGGTGCTGGTCCCGATATCGCTGATACAGGCCGGTGACATCTGCCGCCATGGGACTGTTGAGGTACACCGGCACCTCGGGGATCTCGCCGCGCGCCTGGAGCTGGGCAATCATGTGCAGCAGCAGCTGCGCCCGCCCGACGGCGAAGGCCGGGATGACCGCCACGCCGCCCCGGGCGAGGACGCGCCCCAATGCTTCCTTCAGCTCCTGCTCGAATGCCATGGGCAGGTGTTGGCGATTGCCATAGGTCGACTCGACGACCAGCCAGTCCGATTCCCAAATCGGCGCCGGTGCCCGCATGACGGGATCGCAGGGCCGTCCGATATCGCCGCTGAAGGTGATTCGTGTTTCCCCGAAGGCAAGCGAAACCGCCGATGCGCCCAGGATGTGGCCTTGCGGGCGCAGGGTCGCAACCAATCCCGGCACCGGTTCGAATGCCTGATCGAACGGCACCGGCCGGAACACCCGCAGCGCGCGACGGGCGTCCTCTTCGGTGTAGAGCGGCTCGGCAGGATGGTGCCTGGAAGTCCCCTTCCTGTTGGCGTAACCGGCTTCCTCCTCGAGCAGGTGGCCCGAATCCGGCAGCAGGACGCCGCACAGGTCGCGCGTGGCGTCAGTACACCAGACCGCTCCGGAGAAGCCCGCAGAGATCAGCCGCGGCAGGTAGCCGCTGTGGTCGAGATGGGCATGCGTCAGGATCACGGCATCGATGGAGGCCGGGTCGACCGGAAAGGGCGCCCAGTTCCGCAGGCGCAATGCCTTGTAGCCCTGGAACAGGCCGCAGTCGACCAGCACACGGTGGCTGCCCGCGTCCACCAGGTAGCGTGAGCCCGTCACCGTGGCATTTGCTCCCAGGAAGGTCAGGCGGAAAGCCGCAGGCTCTGGAGCTGGCGTGGTCGGGCTCATCGATTTCCGGTCCGGTGCGATGGCCACACAATGACTGATGGGCCCCGGCGGGCCTTGATCGGCGTCAAACAATCCGCGGCTGGCGTGACCATGATTGCGCTCCTGCGCGCTTCGTTCGTAGGGGTACGCACCGGTTGAGACACAGCAGCCGGATTGCTGACGCAGGTCAATATCCCATCGCCGCGGCGGTCCAGGATCAGCAGGTGCCACCGACGCATCGCGTTGGCCGTGTCGGCTACGCCGCTGCCGGGAACTTGTCCCAGGGAGCCCTGTATGAAGAACTGTGCGCAGATCGTCCTGTTGCTGCTGCTCGGCGCAGGCAGCAGCCTTTCTTCCCCTGGAATTTTGGCAGCGGAGGGCTACAGCAACTGCGAAGGCTTCATCGATTCATTGCCGGCGACCATCACGGCGCAGGGCGTGTGGTGCCTGCGCAAGGACCTGAACACCGCGATCAGCGCCGGCACCGCCATCGACATCAGGGCCAACAACGTCACGATCGACTGCAACGACTTCAAGGTCGGTGGGCTCGCCGGAGGAGCGGGAACGTCGGCATATGGCGTGCGTGCCCTCTCCGCGCTCAACGCCACGGTTCGAAACTGCACGATGCGCGGCTTCTATGTCGGCGCAGGCCTGAGCGGAAGTGGCCATGTCATCGAGGACAACCGATTCGACGCCAACACCTACATCGGGATCGAGATCGCGGGGGATGCGAGCGTGGCCCGCCATAACCTCGTGGTGGACACAGGAGGCTCGACGACGGTTGGCGGCTACGCGGTCGGCATCAAGGCCGGTGGCGCGGTCGATCTCATCGACAACACCGTCAGCGGCGTGGTCGGCCACCCGAATTCCAGCGGCATTGCGCTGGCCTACGGGATCAGCACGCATCATCTCTCGGGAAGCATCGCCGGCAACCGCGTAGGTGGCCTGGTGCCGAGCGGAACCGGCACCGTCCATGGCATCAACAACCAGGAGAACGGGCGGATCTCCATCCGCGCAAATGACGTCACCGGAAATGGCGGCGCCGGCACGGGCATTTTCTGTACGTTTCCCAGGGGCAGCGCACTGGGCAACGTCATCAGCGGCTTCAGCACCGGACTGTCGGGCTGCACGACGCAGGACAACCTGATCGTTCCCTGAGCCATCCCATGGACGCGACAGCCGCGCTCTGAAGGCCCGCGGTCCAGCCGGAACTCGTCACCCGTCTCAGGGTGAGAAATGCCTCGGCACAGCTGGAGCGGCGGAAGTTTCGCAGTGCTCCCGAATCGTCGGCCCCACCTCGGACCAATGGGGCACGTCCGGACCGACCAGATCAACCCAGCTGGCTGACAGTGTCGGCTCGAGCTCTTCCCAGGACTCAACCGCAAGGTGCTGGCAGGCGAAGCGGACAAAGGCTTCGATGTAGTGATCCGGCCATGTCGAGCGTTCACTTCCCATGGGGAATCCTCCGCGTGACGCTTCCAAAGCGTGCAACTTTGCCCCACCGGGTTCTGTGCGCAAGCGCACTGAGGCGTCTGCTGGAGGCAGAGCGCCGATGCCAGCAGTCCGAGCGCCGGCCGCTCCACCTCAACGAATGACCGGCTTGGCCGGAACTAGACGCGCGCGCCTCGCGATCCCCGCAGATGACTCGGCAAGTACCGGTTCACTGATGTGGCGGAAGCGGTGAGATTCGAACTCACGGATGGGTCTCCCCATCGCCGGTTTTCAAGACCGGTGCCTTAAACCGCTCGGCCACGCTTCCGTTTTTCCTTGACGCCGGTGTGGTCCCGGCGCGGGCATCGAAGTGATCGCCGCCGCGGGATGCCGCGGCGGCGGGCATTCTCTCATGCCGGCTCGGCGGTGCGCTCGGGTTTGGCGCCCTTGGCGGCCGGCTTCTTGCCGACGGTGCCGTCGGGGCACGGCTTGCCTTCGATCTCGCCGCACTGCAGGCGGGCCGATTCGACCAGGCCGGGGACGCGCTCGGCGAGGAAGTCGATGAAGACCCGCACGGCCGGCAGCATGCCGCGGCGCGAGGCGAAGACCGCGTGGAAGATGCCCTGCGGCAGGCGCCACTGCGGCATCACCACTTCCAGTTCGCCGTTGCGCACCGCATCGGCACAGACGGTTTCGGGCAGCATCGTGATGCCGACGCCCTGCTTTGCCAGCGCCATGAGCATGGGGAAGTCGAAGCCCGCCACGCGCGGCTTGAGTTCGACGCGACGTACCTCGCCGTTGGGGCCGTGCAGCTCCCAGCGCTGGTGCGCGTCGTCCTCGTTCATGCTCAGGGTGACGTGCTGGTTGAGCTCGTCGGGATTGCTCGGCCGGCCCATGCGACGCAGGTAGTCCGGGCTGGCCACCAGCAGCTCCTGGATCTGGCCGAAGTTGCGCATCACCAGGCTGCCGTCGTCGTCCAGGCGCGAGCGCACGCGCAGGGCGACGTCCACGCCTTCGTTGATGATGTCCACCCGCCGGTTGCTGACGTGCAGCTGCACGCGCACCTGCGGATAGCGGGCGAGGAATTCCGGCAGGAGCCGTGGCATCTGCTGCTGGGCCATGCCCACCGGCACGCTGACGCGGATGACGCCGCGCGGTTCGGCGCTCAGGCGATCGACGACTTCGCGCGCGGCCTGCGCCTCGGCCAGCATCGACTGCGCGTGGCGATAGACGCTGTGCCCCACCTCGGTCACCGCGAAGCGGCGGGTCGAACGCTGCAGCAGGCGGACACCGAGGTCTTCTTCCAGCTGGCTGATGCGTCGGCTCAGGCGCGACTTGGGGATGCCCAGGGCGCGTTCGGCGGCGGCGAAGCCCTGGTGGTCGACGACGGCGGCGAAGTAATAGAGATCGTTCAGATCCTGCATGGCGATAGTCCTGTGTTCGAGATAAGTAACATATTCGGAACAGTCAGTGATATTAGACCAGCTTTATCCTATTTCCGCAACAGTCGATAGTGGCCCCCTTCGCGGCATCAGCCGCCGCCACGGGACCGACTGACATGAAACTCCTGCACCTGGATTCCGCTGCCACTGGCAGCCAATCCGTCACCCGCGAACTGAGCGCCTCGATCGTCGCACGCTGGCGCGAGGCAGTGCCCGGCCTGAACGTCACGTACCGGGACCTCGACGCGCAGCCCCTGCCCCACCTCAACAGTGTGGTGCTGGCCAAGGCCGACCCGGCCGTCGCGGCTGAAAGCGAAGCCACGCTCCAGCAGTTCCTCGACAGCGACGTGATCGTCGTCGGGGCGCCGATGTACAACTTCAGCGTGCCGTCGACGCTGAAGGCCTGGATCGACCGGGTGGCGGTCGCCGGGCGCACGTTCCGCTACACCGAGAAGGGTCCGGAAGGACTGGCCAAGGGCAAGACGCTGGTGATCGCCAGTGGTCGTGGCGGGCTCTACGGCGACAACAGTCCGGCCGATTTCCAGGAGGCCTACCTGAGGCAGGTGTTCGGCTTCCTGGGCGTGGACGACGTGCGCCTGGTGCGGGCCGAAGGCGTGGCGTACTCGCCGCAGCATCGCAGTGATGCGCTGGCGCAGGCGCATGCGGCGATCGCGGAGCCGCTGCGCGAGGCGGCGTGAGATGGGATGTGGGCTCCCGCGCATGGATCCGGATGCGGGGCGATCGTCGGCCCCCATCCCAACCTTCCCCCGCTGTGCGGGGGAAGGAGCTCAAGCGCTGAGCGGGAAACCACACGCCTGAAACAGAACAGGCCCGCGAGATGCGGGCCCGTTTTCCTGCCGCGATGGCGGCCGATCACTTCAGCGTCGGCGAATCCAGGTTCATGCCTTCGGCCTGGATCACCTCGACGTCCGGATGCGCCTTCTTCAGCGCGTCCAGGAACTCGCGGCTGTCGCCGGCGACGACCAGGTTGGCGGTGTCGGGCGAGAACAGCGTGCGGCCGGCTTCCTGCACCTGCGCCGCCGTCACCGCCTGCACGTTGTCCACATAGGACTTCAGTGCGATCAGCGGCATGCCCACGGTGGCCAGGTCGGCCAGTTCGCCCGCCAGGCCTTCGTTGGTTTCGATGTCGCGACCGAAGCCGCCGATCAGCACGGCCTTGCGCGCGGTGAGTTCGGCATCGCCCGGGGGCTGGTCGCCCAGGCGCTTGAGTTCGCCCTCGATCAGGCCGGCGACTTCCGGCGCGGAGACGTTCTTGGTCTGGGTCGAGGCCACGATCGGACCGGCGCCGACGCGCGCGCCGACCGAGCTGGACGCGCCGTATGACAGGCCCCGCTTGATCCGGATCTCCTGGTTCAGGCGTGAGGAATAGCCACCGCCGAGGATGCTGTTGGCCACGATCGCCGGGAAGTACTGGCCATCGATGCGGGAGATGCCACGCTGCGCGGCGGTGACCGCGGCCTGGCCGGAGTCCGGACGGTTGACGACCAGCACGCGCGGCTTGCCGCCGCCGACGGCGGTGTCAGCCTGCACCCTGGCCGGCAGCGGCTGCTTCGGCTTGGCCCAGTCGCCGAACTGCTGCTCGGCCAGCGCGAAACCCTGTTCGGGCGTGATGTCGCCGGCGAGCACCAGCACGGCGTTGTCCGGGCGCCACCAGGTGCGGTGGTAGGCCTGCAGCTGTTCGGCATTGAGCTTGGCCAGCGAGGCCGGCGTGCCGCCGGCCATGCGACCGTAGGGCGCGTCGCCGTAGATCGTCCGGTTGGCGGCGATGCTGGCCAGCGCGCCGGGATTGCGCAGCGTCACGGTCAGTTCGTCCAGGGCCTGCTGGCGCTGGCGGGCGACTTCCTCGGCGGCGAAGGTCGGTACGCGCACGACGTCGGCGAAGATCGGCAGCGCGTCCTTCAGGCGGTCGCTGCGCACGTTGAGGTGCACCGCGGAGCTGTCCCAACCCGCCTGCGCGGACAGGTCGGCGCCCAGGGCCTCCATGTCCTGCGCGATCCGCGTCGCCGAGCGCTTGCCCGCGCCCTGCGTGACGAGCGCGGCGGTCATGCGCGCGCTGCCGTCGGCCTGGGCGGGGTCGCTGGTCGAGCCGGACAGGATCTGGATGCCGCCCCCGACCAGGGGCAGGCCGTGGTCCGGCGCGATGATCACGCGCAGGCCGTTGGCCAGCGTCTTCTCGCTGAAGGACGGCAGCGTGGCGGCGACCGGCGCGGCCGGCGCCGGGGCCTGCACGCGCTCGCCTTCCGGCGCGAGCGTGACGATGTGGATCTGCGAGGCCGGGACGCTGAGGCCGCGCGTCTGCACGGTGTCGGCGATGCGGATCGGCGTCGCAGCCGCGCCGGACGCCTTGGCCGATTCGTCGAGGTAGCGGATCGCCACGCTCTGGTTCTCGGCCAGGTACTGGCGCGCCACGCGCTGCACGTCGGCGGCGGTGACGTTCTGGATGTCGCCCAGCAGCGTGTTGGCGCGGTCGGGCGTGCCGTACACGATGGCGGCGAAGGCCAGGGCGAAGCCCTTGCCGTCGGCGGTCTCGCGCTCGCGCAGGGCGTCGCTCACCAGTTCGTTCTTGGCTTCGTCGAGTTCGGCCGCGGTAACCGGCGCCTCGCGCAGGCGGGCGACCTGCGCGCGCAATGCGGCCAGGCCGGCGTCGGCGCTCTTGCCCTCGGCCATGATCGCGGCGAGCGAGAACGCGCCGGGATCCTTGCTCGGGGTGAAGTTGGTCATGACCTGCGAGGCCAGCTGCTGCTGGTAGACGAGCGACTGGTACAGGCGCGAGCTGTCGCCCTTGGCCATGATCGCGTCGAGCACCAGCATCGCCGGCTGGTCGGCGCTGCCCGCGGCGGGGCCCTGGAAAGTCAGTGCCACTGCCGGCAGCGGGGTGTTGGGTTCATAGACCAGGTAGTCACGCGGCGCGCTGCGCGCCGGTTCGACCGCGGTCACGCGCGGAATGGCGCCGGCGGGACGCTTGACCGGGGCGAAGTACTGGTCGACCCAAGTGTCGAGCTGGTCCGGGTCGAAATTGCCCGCGACGACCAGGATCGCGTTGTCGGGCCGGTAATAGGTGGCGTGGAAGGCGCGCACGTCGTCGACCGTGGCCGCGTCGAGTTCCTCGATCGAACCGATGCCCGGACGCGCGTAGGGATGCACGTCGAACGCCGTCTCCGACAGGTAGAGGCCGAACAGCTTGCCGTACGGGCGGGCGAGGATGCGCTGGCGCAGCTCTTCCTTGACCACGTCGCGTTCGGACTTGAACACCTTCTCGTCGACGACCAGCGAGCCCATGCGCTCGGATTCGGCCCACAGCAGGCGCTGCAGGTGGTTGGCCGGCACGACTTCGTAGTAATTGGTGAAGTCGTCCCAGGTCGAGGCATTGTTGAAGCCGCCCACGTCCTCGGTCATGCGGTCGAACTGCTCGGAGACCATGTTGCGGGTGGCCTTGAACAGCAGGTGCTCGAACAGGTGGGCGAAGCCGGAGCGATCCTTCGGGTCGTCCTTGGAACCGACGTCGTACCAGACCTGCACCGAAACGTTGGCGGTCGTGGTGTCGCGGATGGCGTAGACCTTCAGGCCATTGGCGAGCGTGCGGGTGGTGTAGGCCAGCGACGCGATCTGCGCGGAGGACGCGGTGCCGGTAGC
This genomic interval carries:
- a CDS encoding universal stress protein: MIHDLTLAVTGTTGDRNALAAAVALAAQHKAHLTAVQPLELPVPLPAPWDTAPVTVEHEICNARRAEANQRAERLRDELSLQAISSEVRVAEARYIDAPLAVALLARHADLGVVAAPVQNADDGAIARAFIGSLLFESGRPVLVVPAHHAIELPLQHAVVAWKPTREATRAVHDALPLLNPAATIDVVVVDPRSGEPDQGEEPGCDIAGHLARHGFKVNVVTLKRGHDTVATTLLRHAAQSNARMLVAGGYGHSRMREWALGGTTRELLQAMHLPILFSH
- a CDS encoding SDR family NAD(P)-dependent oxidoreductase, which encodes MNRVKDKVCIVTGASLGIGHACSLRLAQEGAKLALFDVEDEAGRAFAGELQGGGFPARYWHVDVADERAVQAAIDGVADHFGAVHVLVNNAGIAGVNKPTHEVTEAEWDRVQAVNVKGVFFCIKHAIPHLRRAGSGSIINLSSIYGLVGAPDVPPYHASKGAVTLMTRTDALLYAADKIRVNSVHPGYIWTPMVVHHMGASGATDLAAARADLGQLHPLGHVGEPDDIAWGVVYLASDESKFMTGSELVIDGGYTAR
- a CDS encoding flavodoxin family protein; this translates as MNDILIAYYSMGGNTRRVAEEIRAATGADMEEIREPKPRRGLRGVVGALFDATLRRRPAILAGAHAPADYDLLVIGGPIWASRLAAPVRTFAERNATQAKKVAFFCTEGGKGADVAGRPPRRAASFRCPSQST
- a CDS encoding MBL fold metallo-hydrolase RNA specificity domain-containing protein, which codes for MSPTTPAPEPAAFRLTFLGANATVTGSRYLVDAGSHRVLVDCGLFQGYKALRLRNWAPFPVDPASIDAVILTHAHLDHSGYLPRLISAGFSGAVWCTDATRDLCGVLLPDSGHLLEEEAGYANRKGTSRHHPAEPLYTEEDARRALRVFRPVPFDQAFEPVPGLVATLRPQGHILGASAVSLAFGETRITFSGDIGRPCDPVMRAPAPIWESDWLVVESTYGNRQHLPMAFEQELKEALGRVLARGGVAVIPAFAVGRAQLLLHMIAQLQARGEIPEVPVYLNSPMAADVTGLYQRYRDQHRLSGGQLQAMQRVTRIVNTVEQSKALNRRRGPMIIVAASGMATGGRVLHHLIAFAPDHRNGILLSGFQAGGTRGAALARGETALRIFGQDVPVRAEVVQLGSASAHADADEVIAWLRTAPRSPRGVFVTHGEPDAADALRLRIERELQWPAHVPEYGQCVDLSAAQ
- a CDS encoding right-handed parallel beta-helix repeat-containing protein, producing MLLLGAGSSLSSPGILAAEGYSNCEGFIDSLPATITAQGVWCLRKDLNTAISAGTAIDIRANNVTIDCNDFKVGGLAGGAGTSAYGVRALSALNATVRNCTMRGFYVGAGLSGSGHVIEDNRFDANTYIGIEIAGDASVARHNLVVDTGGSTTVGGYAVGIKAGGAVDLIDNTVSGVVGHPNSSGIALAYGISTHHLSGSIAGNRVGGLVPSGTGTVHGINNQENGRISIRANDVTGNGGAGTGIFCTFPRGSALGNVISGFSTGLSGCTTQDNLIVP
- a CDS encoding FMN-dependent NADH-azoreductase, yielding MKLLHLDSAATGSQSVTRELSASIVARWREAVPGLNVTYRDLDAQPLPHLNSVVLAKADPAVAAESEATLQQFLDSDVIVVGAPMYNFSVPSTLKAWIDRVAVAGRTFRYTEKGPEGLAKGKTLVIASGRGGLYGDNSPADFQEAYLRQVFGFLGVDDVRLVRAEGVAYSPQHRSDALAQAHAAIAEPLREAA
- a CDS encoding M16 family metallopeptidase, with protein sequence MTRVATLTLSILLCLPLLASAHPAPAAGGDATGTASSAQIASLAYTTRTLANGLKVYAIRDTTTANVSVQVWYDVGSKDDPKDRSGFAHLFEHLLFKATRNMVSEQFDRMTEDVGGFNNASTWDDFTNYYEVVPANHLQRLLWAESERMGSLVVDEKVFKSERDVVKEELRQRILARPYGKLFGLYLSETAFDVHPYARPGIGSIEELDAATVDDVRAFHATYYRPDNAILVVAGNFDPDQLDTWVDQYFAPVKRPAGAIPRVTAVEPARSAPRDYLVYEPNTPLPAVALTFQGPAAGSADQPAMLVLDAIMAKGDSSRLYQSLVYQQQLASQVMTNFTPSKDPGAFSLAAIMAEGKSADAGLAALRAQVARLREAPVTAAELDEAKNELVSDALRERETADGKGFALAFAAIVYGTPDRANTLLGDIQNVTAADVQRVARQYLAENQSVAIRYLDESAKASGAAATPIRIADTVQTRGLSVPASQIHIVTLAPEGERVQAPAPAAPVAATLPSFSEKTLANGLRVIIAPDHGLPLVGGGIQILSGSTSDPAQADGSARMTAALVTQGAGKRSATRIAQDMEALGADLSAQAGWDSSAVHLNVRSDRLKDALPIFADVVRVPTFAAEEVARQRQQALDELTVTLRNPGALASIAANRTIYGDAPYGRMAGGTPASLAKLNAEQLQAYHRTWWRPDNAVLVLAGDITPEQGFALAEQQFGDWAKPKQPLPARVQADTAVGGGKPRVLVVNRPDSGQAAVTAAQRGISRIDGQYFPAIVANSILGGGYSSRLNQEIRIKRGLSYGASSSVGARVGAGPIVASTQTKNVSAPEVAGLIEGELKRLGDQPPGDAELTARKAVLIGGFGRDIETNEGLAGELADLATVGMPLIALKSYVDNVQAVTAAQVQEAGRTLFSPDTANLVVAGDSREFLDALKKAHPDVEVIQAEGMNLDSPTLK